A genomic window from Gossypium hirsutum isolate 1008001.06 chromosome D10, Gossypium_hirsutum_v2.1, whole genome shotgun sequence includes:
- the LOC107915277 gene encoding DExH-box ATP-dependent RNA helicase DExH12: MAHLGGGAEAHARFKQYEYRANSSLVLTTDSRPRDTHEPTGEPESLWGKIDPRSFGDRVYKGRPPELDEKLKKSKKKKERDPLAEPVPVRQSKRRRLREESVLTVTEEGVYQPKTKETRAAYEAMLSLIQQQLGGQPLNIVSGAADEILAVLKNEGIKNPDKKKEIEKLLNPIPSQVFDQLVSIGKLITDYQDGGDGAGGAAANGDEGLDDDVGVAVEFEENEDEEEESDLDMVQEDEEDDDDGVENGSGAMQMGGGIDDDDMHEANEGMNLNVQDIDAYWLQRKISQAYDQQIDPQQCQKLAEEVLKILAEGDDREVETKLLVHLQFDKFSLIKYLLRNRLKVVWCTRLARAEDQEERKKIEEEMMSLGPDLAAILEQLHATRATAKERQKNLEKSIREEARRLKDESGGDGDRERRGYADRDAEGGWLKGQRQLLDLDSLAFEQGGLLMANKKCDLPVGSYRHHSKGYEEVHVPALKAKPLESNERLVKISEMPDWAQPAFKGMQQLNRVQSKVYETALFSADNILLCAPTGAGKTNVAVLTILQQLALNMDADGSINHGNYKIVYVAPMKALVAEVVGNLSHRLEAYGVTVRELSGDQTLTRQQIDETQIIVTTPEKWDIITRKSGDRTYTQLVKLLIIDEIHLLHDNRGPVLESIVARTVRQIETTKEHIRLVGLSATLPNFEDVALFLRVNFEKGLFHFDNSYRPVPLSQQYIGITVKKPLQRFQLMNDICYEKVMAVAGKHQVLIFVHSRKETAKTARAVRDTALANDTLSRFLKEDAASREILQSHTDMVKSNDLKDLLPYGFAIHHAGLARTDRQIVEELFGDGHVQVLVSTATLAWGVNLPAHTVIIKGTQIYSPEKGAWTELSPLDVMQMLGRAGRPQYDSYGEGIIITGHSELQYYLSLMNQQLPIESQFISKLADQLNAEIVLGTVQNAREACNWIGYTYLYIRMLRNPTLYGLPADVLSRDLTLEERRADLIHSAATILDKNNLVKYDRKSGYFQVTDLGRIASYYYITHGTISTYNEHLKPTMGDIELCRLFSLSEEFRYVTVRQDEKMELAKLLDRVPIPIKESLEEPSAKINVLLQAYISQLKLEGLSLTSDMVYITQSAGRLLRALFEIVLKRGWAQLAEKALNLCKMVTKRMWNVQTPLRQFNGIPNEILMKLEKKDLAWDRYYDLSSQEIGELIRYPKMGRTLHRFIHQFPKLNLAAHVQPITRTVLRVELTITPDFQWEDKVHGYVEPFWVIIEDNDGEYILHHEYFLLKKQYIDEDHTLNFTVPIYEPLPPQYFIRVVSDKWLGSQTVLPISFRHLILPEKYPPPTELLDLQPLPVTALRNPSYEALYQDFKHFNPVQTQVFTVLYNTDDNVLVAAPTGSGKTICAEFAILRNHQKGPDSTLRVVYIAPLEAIAKERYHDWERKFGKGLGMRVVELTGELAMDLKLLEKGQVIISTPEKWDALSRRWKQRKFVQQVSLFIVDELHLIGGQGGPVLEVIVSRMRYIASQVEKMIRIVALSTSLANAKDLGEWIGASSHGLFNFPPGVRPVPLEIHIQGVDIANFEARMQAMTKPTFTAIVQHAKGGKPAIVYVPTRKHVRLTAVDLMSYSKVDNEDEPAFRLRSAEELKPFVDKISEETLRTTLEYGVGYLHEGLSSLDQEVVSQLFEAGWIQVCVMSSALCWGVPLSAHLVVVMGTQYYDGRENAHTDYPVTDLLQMMGHASRPLLDNSGKCVILCHAPRKEYYKKFLYEAFPVESHLHHFLHDNFNAEIVATVIENKQDAVDYLTWTFMYRRLTQNPNYYNLQGVSHRHLSDHLSELVENTLNDLEASKCITIEDDMDLSPLNLGMIASYYYISYTTIERFSSSLTSKTKMKGLLEILASASEYANLPIRPGEEEVLRRLINHQRFSFDNPRCTDPHVKANALLQAHFSRQHVGGNLSLDQREVLLFATRLLQAMVDVISSNGWLSLALLAMEVSQMVTQGMWERDSMLLQLPYFTKELAKRCQENPGKNIETIFDLVEMEDDERRELLQMSDLQLLDIAKFCNRFPNIDLSYEVIDSDNVRAGEYVTLQVTLERDLEGKTEVGPVDAPRYPKAKDEGWWLVVGDTISNQLLAIKRVSLQRKAKVKLEFAAPTEATEKAYTLYFMCDSYLGCDQEYSFTVDVKEAARPGEDSGSE; encoded by the exons ATGGCTCATCTTGGAGGCGGTGCTGAGGCACACGCTCGTTTCAAGCAGTATGAGTATAGGGCGAATTCGAGTTTAGTTCTTACCACTGATTCTCGGCCTCGTGATACTCATGAGCCGACCGGAGAGCCGGAATCTCTCTGGGGAAAGATTGACCCTAGGTCATTTGGTGACCGTGTTTATAAAGGTAGGCCACCGGAGTTAGATGAGAAGCTTAAGAAGTCTAAGAAGAAGAAAGAACGTGATCCGCTTGCCGAGCCGGTTCCGGTCAGGCAAAGTAAGAGGCGTAGGTTGCGTGAGGAGAGTGTTTTGACTGTTACAGAGGAAGGGGTTTATCAGCCAAAAACGAAGGAGACTAGGGCCGCTTATGAGgctatgttgagtttgattcagcAGCAGTTGGGTGGACAGCCACTTAATATAGTTAGTGGTGCAGCGGATGAGATATTGGCTGTGCTTAAGAACGAGGGGATTAAGAATCCGGATAAGAAGAAGGAGATAGAGAAGTTGTTGAATCCGATTCCGAGTCAGGTTTTTGATCAGCTTGTTTCGATAGGGAAGTTGATTACGGATTATCAAGATGGTGGTGATGGAGCTGGGGGTGCGGCAGCAAATGGGGATGAAGGTCTTGATGATGATGTGGGTGTGGCAGTCGAGTTTGAAGAAAATGAAGATGAGGAAGAGGAGAGTGATCTTGACATGGTACAGGAGGATGAGGAGGATGATGATGACGGTGTGGAAAATGGTTCCGGGGCTATGCAGATGGGTGGTggaattgatgatgatgatatgCATGAGGCTAATGAGGGGATGAATTTGAATGTCCAGGACATTGATGCTTATTGGCTTCAAAGGAAAATCTCCCAGGCTTATGATCAACAAATTGACCCGCAACAGTGTCAAAAGCTTGCCGAAGAGGTGCTTAAGATTCTTGCGGAGGGTGATGACAGGGAGGTTGAGACAAAGCTATTGGTGCATCTCCAGTTTGATAAGTTCAGCCTCATCAAATACCTTCTGCGGAATCGGCTGAAGGTTGTCTGGTGCACCCGCTTGGCTAGGGCTGAAGACcaagaagagaggaagaagattGAGGAGGAAATGATGAGCTTGGGTCCAGATTTGGCTGCAATTCTTGAGCAGTTGCATGCGACAAGGGCAACTGCAAAAGAAAGGCAGAAGAACTTGGAGAAAAGTATCAGAGAAGAGGCTCGCCGACTGAAGGATGAGAGTGGTGGAGATGGGGATAGGGAGAGGAGGGGCTATGCTGACAGAGATGCGGAGGGTGGTTGGCTGAAGGGTCAGCGCCAGTTGCTTGATCTGGACAGTCTTGCTTTCGAACAGGGTGGTCTTTTGATGGCGAATAAAAAATGTGATCTTCCTGTGGGTTCCTATAGGCATCATAGCAAGGGGTATGAGGAGGTTCATGTGCCAGCACTGAAGGCGAAACCATTGGAATCGAATGAGAGGCTTGTAAAGATATCTGAGATGCCAGACTGGGCACAACCAGCGTTCAAAGGTATGCAACAGTTGAACAGGGTTCAGAGCAAAGTGTATGAGACTGCGCTTTTCTCAGCAGATAACATCCTACTGTGTGCTCCCACTGGAGCAGGGAAAACTAACGTTGCTGTGCTCACCATATTGCAGCAacttgccttgaatatggatgctGATGGTTCAATTAACCATGGCAATTACAAGATTGTCTATGTGGCACCCATGAAAGCTCTAGTTGCTGAAGTTGTTGGTAATCTTTCTCATCGTTTAGAGGCATATGGTGTGACTGTGAGGGAGCTTAGTGGAGACCAAACACTGACTCGCCAACAAATTGATGAGACTCAGATTATCGTGACAACTCCTGAGAAATGGGATATTATTACCAGAAAGTCTGGAGATCGCACATACACACAGCTGGTGAAACTTCTTATTATTGATGAAATCCATCTTCTTCATGATAATAGAGGGCCTGTGCTTGAAAGTATTGTTGCCAGGACTGTTCGGCAAATTGAAACCACAAAAGAGCACATCAGATTGGTGGGGCTGTCAGCTACACTTCCAAACTTTGAAGATGTAGCATTATTTTTGcgggttaattttgaaaaaggactgtTCCATTTTGACAATAGCTACAGACCTGTCCCCCTCTCTCAACAATATATTGGGATCACAGTAAAGAAGCCACTGCAGAGGTTCCAGTTGATGAATGATATTTGTTATGAAAAGGTAATGGCGGTGGCAGGGAAGCATCAAGTTCTTATTTTTGTTCATTCAAGGAAGGAAACTGCTAAAACAGCTCGTGCTGTACGAGACACTGCACTTGCAAATGATACCCTTAGTAGATTCTTGAAAGAGGATGCTGCTAGTCGTGAGATTCTCCAGAGTCACACAGATATGGTTAAAAGCAATGATTTGAAGGATCTGCTACCTTATGGTTTTGCCATCCATCATGCTGGCTTGGCAAGGACTGATCGTCAAATTGTTGAAGAACTCTTTGGAGATGGACATGTACAAGTGTTGGTATCAACTGCGACGCTTGCTTGGGGTGTGAACTTGCCTGCTCATACAGTCATTATTAAAGGGACCCAGATTTATAGCCCAGAAAAAGGAGCATGGACTGAGTTAAGCCCTCTAGATGTGATGCAGATGCTGGGTCGTGCTGGGAGGCCTCAATATGATTCATATGGGGAAGGGATCATCATCACTGGCCACAGTGAACTTCAGTACTACCTTTCATTGATGAATCAGCAACTGCCCATTGAGAGCCAGTTTATTTCTAAATTGGCTGATCAGTTGAATGCAGAGATCGTTCTTGGAACCGTTCAGAATGCAAGAGAAGCCTGCAATTGGATTGGATACACATACTTGTATATTCGCATGTTGCGGAATCCCACACTTTATGGCTTACCGGCTGATGTTCTTTCAAGAGATTTAACTTTGGAGGAGAGGAGGGCTGATTTG ATTCATTCGGCTGCAACTATCTTAGACAAGAATAATTTGGTGAAGTATGACAGAAAAAGTGGGTACTTCCAAGTGACTGATTTGGGTCGCATTGCTAGCTACTATTATATTACTCATGGCACAATCTCTACGTATAATGAGCATTTGAAGCCAACCATGGGGGATATAGAACTTTGCCGACTGTTTTCACTCAGTGAAGAATTCAGGTATGTGACAGTTAGACAAGATGAGAAGATGGAGCTGGCAAAGCTTTTGGACCGTGTTCCCATTCCAATCAAGGAAAGCCTGGAAGAGCCTAGTGCTAAAATCAATGTTTTGCTGCAAGCATATATCTCACAGTTAAAGCTTGAAGGCCTTTCATTGACATCTGACATGGTGTACATAACTCAGAGTGCAGGACGTCTTCTCCGAGCGCTATTTGAGATTGTCTTGAAAAGAGGTTGGGCTCAGTTGGCTGAGAAGGCTTTGAACTTGTGTAAAATGGTTACCAAGAGGATGTGGAATGTTCAAACACCCTTGCGGCAATTCAATGGTATCCCAAATGAAATTCTTATGAAGTTGGAGAAGAAAGATTTGGCCTGGGATAGGTACTATGATCTGTCATCTCAGGAGATCGGAGAACTGATCCGTTACCCCAAAATGGGAAGGACACTTCACAGGTTCATTCACCAGTTCCCAAAGCTAAACCTTGCAGCCCATGTTCAACCAATTACACGAACTGTCTTGAGGGTTGAACTTACAATAACACCAGATTTTCAATGGGAGGATAAGGTTCATGGGTATGTGGAGCCATTTTGGGTGATTATTGAGGATAATGATGGCGAGTATATTCTTCACCATGAGTACTTTTTGCTGAAGAAACAGTATATTGATGAGGACCACACTTTGAACTTCACAGTGCCAATTTATGAACCATTGCCACCTCAATATTTCATTCGTGTTGTCTCAGATAAGTGGCTTGGGTCTCAGACTGTGTTGCCCATCTCTTTCAGGCATCTCATTCTACCAGAGAAGTACCCTCCACCAACTGAGCTGTTGGATTTACAGCCTTTGCCTGTGACTGCATTGAGGAATCCatcttatgaagctttgtatcaAGATTTTAAGCATTTCAATCCTGTTCAAACCCAGGTCTTTACTGTTCTGTATAATACGGATGACAATGTTCTAGTGGCTGCACCAACAGGGAGTGGGAAGACCATTTGTGCTGAGTTTGCTATATTAAGGAATCATCAAAAAGGACCTGATAGTACCCTGCGAGTAGTATATATTGCACCTCTTGAGGCTATTGCCAAGGAGCGATACCATGATTGGGAGAGGAAGTTTGGCAAGGGTCTTGGAATGCGGGTGGTTGAGTTAACTGGGGAATTGGCAATGGACCTTAAGTTGCTTGAGAAAGGTCAAGTAATCATAAGTACTCCAGAGAAATGGGATGCCCTTTCTCGTCGCTGGAAACAGAGGAAGTTTGTTCAGCAGGTTAGCCTTTTCATTGTTGATGAGCTTCATTTGATTGGTGGTCAAGGTGGTCCTGTGTTAGAGGTTATTGTCTCTAGGATGAGATATATTGCTAGTCAGGTTGAAAAGATGATACGGATTGTGGCTCTCTCAACTTCTCTTGCAAATGCTAAGGACCTTGGAGAATGGATTGGAGCTAGTTCTCACGGCCTCTTTAATTTCCCCCCTGGAGTTCGTCCTGTACCTCTAGAAATACACATTCAAGGGGTGGATATAGCCAATTTTGAAGCAAGGATGCAAGCAATGACTAAACCAACTTTCACTGCCATTGTCCAACATGCCAAAGGTGGGAAGCCAGCTATTGTGTATGTTCCTACAAGGAAGCATGTTAGACTCACTGCTGTGGACCTAATGAGTTACTCCAAAGTGGATAATGAAGATGAGCCAGCTTTTCGTTTGCGATCTGCTGAAGAACTTAAGCCTTTTGTTGACAAAATTAGTGAAGAAACGTTGAGAACCACTCTAGAGTATGGAGTTGGCTACTTGCATGAGGGTTTAAGCAGTTTGGATCAAGAAGTTGTTTCACAGCTGTTTGAAGCTGGATGGATTCAAGTTTGTGTTATGAGCAGTGCATTATGTTGGGGAGTTCCATTATCAGCGCACTTGGTGGTTGTGATGGGGACTCAATATTATGATGGGAGGGAAAATGCTCACACAGATTACCCGGTTACAGATTTGTTACAGATGATGGGCCATGCGAGTCGTCCTCTACTTGATAATTCTGGCAAATGTGTCATCCTCTGTCACGCCCCTCGTAAAGAGTATTACAAGAAGTTCTTGTATGAAGCATTCCCTGTTGAGAGCCATTTGCACCATTTTCTACATGATAACTTCAATGCTGAAATTGTTGCTACAGTTATTGAGAACAAGCAAGATGCTGTGGATTATCTTACTTGGACTTTCATGTATAGGAGGCTCACCCAAAATCCAAATTACTACAATCTCCAGGGTGTAAGTCACAGGCATCTCTCTGATCACCTTTCTGAGCTCGTTGAGAACACATTAAATGATCTGGAAGCAAGTAAATGTATCACTATAGAAGATGACATGGATCTTTCTCCTTTGAATCTTGGCATGATAGCCTCTTATTATTACATCAGTTACACTACCATTGAGCGTTTCAGTTCTTCCTTGACTTCCAAGACGAAGATGAAGGGTCTTCTGGAGATTCTGGCCTCAGCTTCTGAGTATGCTAATCTTCCCATACGACCTGGGGAAGAGGAGGTTCTTAGAAGATTAATTAATCACCAGAGGTTTTCCTTTGACAATCCAAGGTGCACAGATCCACATGTCAAAGCAAATGCCCTACTTCAGGCCCACTTCTCTCGGCAGCATGTGGGTGGGAACCTATCACTAGACCAGCGAGAGGTGCTCTTGTTTGCTACTAGGCTACTTCAAGCCATGGTTGATGTTATTTCGAGCAATGGTTGGTTGAGCCTTGCTCTTCTTGCAATGGAGGTGAGCCAAATGGTGACACAAGGAATGTGGGAGCGAGACTCTATGCTTCTACAGCTCCCATACTTCACTAAGGAATTAGCCAAGAGATGCCAAGAGAACCCTGGGAAGAACATTGAGACCATTTTTGATCTGGTGGAGATGGAAGATGACGAGAGGCGTGAGCTGTTACAGATGTCTGATTTGCAGCTTCTGGACATTGCAAAGTTCTGCAATCGTTTCCCCAACATCGATTTATCATACGAGGTGATTGATAGTGACAATGTAAGGGCTGGGGAATATGTCACCTTGCAGGTTACCCTCGAGAGGGATCTAGAGGGGAAGACAGAGGTTGGACCGGTTGATGCTCCCAGGTACCCGAAAGCAAAAGATGAAGGGTGGTGGCTGGTTGTCGGTGACACCATTAGTAACCAGCTGCTTGCTATCAAAAGGGTGTCTCTTCAGAGGAAAGCGAAGGTGAAACTTGAATTTGCTGCTCCCACTGAAGCTACAGAGAAGGCATACACTTTGTATTTCATGTGTGATTCTTACCTAGGTTGTGATCAGGAGTATAGCTTCACTGTTGATGTCAAAGAAGCTGCTCGCCCTGGTGAAGACAGTGGCTCAGAGTAG
- the LOC107915278 gene encoding calvin cycle protein CP12-3, chloroplastic: METLRLHSLTATSEKIPTSPFVPSSRVLSASFHCNEKRVSRRMTINAMGGGAKYKGTQMREKQLSEMIEKKVTEAKQVCEGDETSDECRVAWDEVEEVSQAKANLRLRLEVEKKDPLESFCLENPETEECKVYDD; encoded by the coding sequence ATGGAAACTCTAAGGCTTCACTCACTGACAGCAACCTCGGAAAAGATCCCAACGTCACCTTTTGTTCCAAGTTCAAGGGTGTTGTCTGCTTCATTTCATTGTAATGAAAAAAGGGTTTCAAGAAGAATGACTATAAACGCCATGGGAGGAGGAGCTAAGTATAAAGGGACTCAAATGAGGGAGAAACAGTTAAGTGAGATGATTGAGAAAAAAGTGACAGAAGCCAAGCAAGTTTGTGAAGGAGATGAGACATCTGATGAATGCAGAGTAGCTTGGGATGAAGTTGAAGAGGTAAGTCAAGCAAAAGCTAATCTAAGACTTAGACTTGAAGTTGAAAAGAAAGATCCTTTAGAATCTTTCTGTCTGGAAAATCCTGAGACTGAAGAGTGCAAAGTTTATGATGATTGA